GATATGACCCTGGTCGTGGTAGAGGGAGATAACTGCATCAAACCTCCCCTGGTAGGCAAAGAAGAAGACCGAATCCGCCGGATATGGGCCGGAAACGTCGTACCCTTCATTCCGAAGCGACGCCACTGCTGGAGCAATTTCTTCCTCTTCTTCTTTTCCTAAGAGTCCTCCTTCTCCGGCGTGTGGATTGAGGGCTGCCACCGCCACCCTGGGGTTTTGTACCCCTAAGGCCTTGAGGTAAGCAAAGACGCGCCGCACGAAAAGGGCAAGGTTTTCCTTTTTGATGCGGGCAATTGCCTCCTTGAGGGGAACATGTCTCGTAAAGAAGAAGACCCGCAGATTCCCCACCTGGAACATGGTGAGGGCCTCTTTGGCTTTGGTGAGAGCCTCAAGCATCTCGGTGTGACCTATGTACGGAACAGAGGCTGCATGGAGCGCCTCTTTGTTCACCGGAGCGGTAACTAAAGCATCGGCAAAACCAGAGAGCACGATTTCCACCGCCTTCGCAACGTAGGCAAAGCTTGCCTTCCCATTCATTGCCGAAATCTTCCCCCAGGCGAACGTCTCCATGTCGACGTTCCCAAGGTCAAGGAGGAAGGGGCCTTCGCCTTCAAGGGGGAAGCGGGCTTCTTTCCAGGGAATCGTAACCCCGAGAATCCGCTCGGCCTTGGCAAGGACTTTCCGGTCTCCCACCACAAGAGCCCGGGCATTCACATCGAAATGGCTCAGGGTTCCGACCACGATTTCCGGTCCAACGCCGGCAGGGTCTCCCATGGTGATGGCAAGAACTGGGCTCTTCATTTCCTCTCCCTCCTTAAGGCCGATAGCCTCCGCACCCCCTCTTCAACCTCTT
This region of Candidatus Caldatribacterium sp. genomic DNA includes:
- the pdxA gene encoding 4-hydroxythreonine-4-phosphate dehydrogenase PdxA → MKSPVLAITMGDPAGVGPEIVVGTLSHFDVNARALVVGDRKVLAKAERILGVTIPWKEARFPLEGEGPFLLDLGNVDMETFAWGKISAMNGKASFAYVAKAVEIVLSGFADALVTAPVNKEALHAASVPYIGHTEMLEALTKAKEALTMFQVGNLRVFFFTRHVPLKEAIARIKKENLALFVRRVFAYLKALGVQNPRVAVAALNPHAGEGGLLGKEEEEEIAPAVASLRNEGYDVSGPYPADSVFFFAYQGRFDAVISLYHDQGHIATKCLDFFKTVSVTLGLPFIRTSPDHGTAFDIAGKGIVRYESMYEACRVAASYAPLYAPPLEDAT